One Rubripirellula reticaptiva genomic region harbors:
- a CDS encoding DUF58 domain-containing protein: MNSIAPSSTPWRWVALVGRVVISPITLLLAFRRSLTGASVTLLLIMIVSLNIVWGYPWVGVFAATLTMLVLGGLGSRLARPRLKVDFSLPTSAPLNQPFLVTMHLRNESRLPAMDLMVGFVPEKTRRRDARPLRFQLLSQRCQLATIRPRDRVDAAFTLSGGRRGIAVLPNVMVESLFPFYLFRSSNAVASQTTIAITPQLIDDEDDPIAGTVLGAIGAWSNRLLSGDALNYTGSREYQVGMPVRRWDFSSWARLGRPIVREYQSPSVQTVTIIVDTSSDRDRPQSAETVDPVLERLLSLAAVAVTDLCHRQVRLRLHVTNESTESFIAPRNQHAVSDSEPLLIQLAGAETVDQATANRRIAGVFEMIGHCPTLLLTTRQQEFERAFSLNHVTVIQCNPSSAPEYAAHA, encoded by the coding sequence TTGAACTCGATCGCACCATCAAGCACGCCATGGCGATGGGTCGCTTTGGTTGGCCGAGTCGTCATCTCGCCAATCACGTTGCTGTTGGCGTTTCGCCGTTCGCTAACCGGTGCGTCGGTCACTTTGCTGTTGATCATGATCGTTTCGCTGAACATCGTGTGGGGTTACCCGTGGGTCGGTGTTTTTGCGGCGACTTTGACGATGCTTGTACTTGGTGGACTGGGCAGCCGATTGGCACGTCCACGTCTAAAGGTCGACTTTTCGTTGCCAACCTCTGCACCTTTGAACCAGCCGTTCTTGGTCACGATGCACCTTCGTAACGAATCGCGGTTGCCGGCCATGGATCTGATGGTGGGTTTTGTCCCTGAAAAGACTCGTCGACGCGACGCTCGTCCCCTCAGATTCCAGTTGTTGTCTCAGCGGTGTCAGCTCGCGACGATTCGGCCGCGTGATCGTGTTGATGCTGCGTTTACGTTGTCGGGCGGGCGACGCGGCATCGCTGTGCTGCCCAATGTAATGGTCGAGTCGCTGTTTCCGTTTTATTTGTTTCGATCAAGCAACGCTGTGGCTTCGCAGACAACGATTGCGATCACACCACAATTGATCGATGACGAGGACGATCCCATCGCAGGAACCGTTCTCGGTGCAATCGGTGCATGGTCAAACCGGTTGCTTTCCGGAGATGCGTTGAACTATACCGGCAGTCGCGAATATCAAGTCGGCATGCCGGTTCGGCGATGGGATTTTTCGTCATGGGCTAGGCTGGGGCGCCCCATTGTTCGCGAGTATCAATCGCCATCGGTTCAAACGGTCACGATCATCGTCGACACGTCGAGTGATCGCGATCGCCCACAATCTGCCGAGACCGTGGATCCAGTGTTGGAACGCCTGTTGTCGTTGGCCGCCGTTGCTGTAACGGATCTTTGTCACCGCCAGGTCCGGCTGCGTTTGCACGTGACCAACGAATCGACCGAGTCTTTTATAGCACCTCGCAACCAACACGCGGTTTCGGACAGCGAACCGCTTTTGATTCAATTGGCTGGCGCGGAAACCGTCGACCAAGCCACGGCCAATCGTCGTATTGCGGGCGTCTTTGAAATGATCGGCCACTGCCCCACATTATTGCTGACGACGCGCCAGCAAGAATTCGAACGTGCTTTCTCTCTCAACCACGTCACCGTCATTCAATGTAATCCCTCTAGCGCGCCGGAGTATGCGGCTCATGCTTGA
- a CDS encoding AAA family ATPase, with product MKAAITDDPRLAKLDLVRQKLRGVIRGKDAVIDSILTAILAGGSLLIEDVPGVGKTTLAKSIAALIDLDFGRVQCTPDLLPADILGSSIFQPATNKFEFRAGPIFCNLLIADEINRASPRTQSALLEAMAESQVTIDGECYKLNQPFLVIATQNPSGFEGTFPLPESQLDRFLLRLAMDYPDSSSEVEMLLDRTSDDPHSALKPVMNRDELIELQAMARAATVDRKVAEYLVEIVSLTRVDSRLRIGCSPRGSKMLLRAAQAHAVLRGRGFVMPDDIQAMAELTIAHRVSPRSASMPHRETAMIIRELVDQVEVPV from the coding sequence ATCAAAGCGGCCATCACGGATGATCCCCGCTTAGCAAAACTCGATCTCGTTCGGCAAAAACTGCGCGGTGTCATTCGTGGCAAAGACGCGGTGATTGATTCGATACTGACGGCGATACTGGCCGGCGGATCGCTATTGATCGAAGACGTGCCCGGTGTTGGCAAGACGACACTCGCGAAATCAATTGCCGCCCTGATCGACCTTGACTTTGGACGAGTTCAGTGCACGCCCGATCTGTTGCCAGCGGATATTTTGGGAAGTTCGATTTTCCAACCTGCGACGAATAAGTTCGAGTTTCGAGCCGGACCGATTTTTTGCAACTTGCTGATTGCCGATGAAATCAACCGAGCGTCACCGCGGACGCAAAGTGCGTTGTTAGAGGCGATGGCCGAATCACAGGTCACGATTGACGGCGAGTGTTACAAACTGAATCAACCGTTCTTGGTAATCGCAACGCAAAATCCAAGTGGATTCGAAGGGACCTTTCCGTTGCCCGAATCGCAACTCGATCGTTTCCTGCTCAGGTTGGCGATGGACTATCCGGACTCAAGCAGTGAAGTAGAGATGTTGCTTGATCGTACATCCGACGATCCGCACAGTGCATTGAAGCCAGTGATGAACCGTGATGAATTGATCGAATTGCAGGCGATGGCGCGAGCGGCGACGGTGGACCGAAAGGTAGCAGAGTATTTGGTCGAGATTGTTAGTTTGACGCGTGTCGATTCGAGGCTGCGGATCGGATGCAGTCCCCGTGGATCAAAAATGTTGCTTCGCGCAGCACAAGCGCACGCGGTGCTTCGTGGTCGTGGCTTTGTTATGCCTGATGACATTCAAGCCATGGCGGAACTAACGATCGCGCACCGTGTCTCGCCGCGCAGTGCATCGATGCCCCATCGCGAAACAGCCATGATCATTCGTGAATTGGTCGACCAAGTTGAGGTGCCCGTTTGA
- a CDS encoding TrmH family RNA methyltransferase, with product MPIIQIHDIDDPRLARYTDLQSERRSIKTADDTFIVEGGWCVQKLAQSNFRPRSVVVEEGRHEQVAAEFHDDVPLFVLSSDQIRQLVGFDFHRGILAEGIRPPTQSVTQLAVDPAWSDSSRREISLAVFGVSLADNLGSMIRTATALGINRLVTGPRTADPFSRRSIRVSMGTVFSQSIYQSNHPIDEIPTMIRRSNVRVVATTLNPDATPLDQFVFGTIESDRRPMMLIVGSEPDGLGREIESVVTDLVTIPMHLDTDSLNVSVAAAIFMYEMTKHRDHGHIAADCT from the coding sequence ATGCCCATCATTCAAATCCACGACATCGACGACCCGCGACTGGCTCGGTACACCGACCTGCAATCGGAACGACGCAGCATCAAGACAGCCGACGACACATTCATTGTCGAAGGCGGCTGGTGTGTGCAAAAATTGGCGCAAAGCAATTTTCGACCGCGCTCGGTCGTTGTCGAAGAAGGCCGACACGAACAAGTCGCTGCCGAGTTTCACGACGACGTCCCCCTCTTCGTGCTCTCGTCAGATCAGATTCGCCAATTGGTTGGGTTTGATTTCCACCGCGGCATCTTGGCCGAAGGAATTCGGCCGCCCACTCAATCGGTCACCCAACTTGCCGTTGATCCAGCCTGGTCCGATTCATCACGGCGGGAAATCTCACTAGCTGTTTTTGGTGTTTCGCTTGCGGACAATTTGGGCAGCATGATTCGTACGGCGACCGCGCTCGGCATCAACCGACTCGTGACGGGGCCAAGGACGGCGGATCCGTTTTCAAGGCGTTCCATTCGAGTCAGCATGGGGACGGTTTTCAGTCAATCGATCTACCAATCGAACCATCCGATTGATGAGATTCCGACGATGATTCGGCGCAGCAATGTCCGTGTGGTCGCAACCACACTCAACCCCGATGCGACGCCTCTTGACCAATTCGTCTTTGGCACAATTGAATCAGATCGACGACCGATGATGTTGATCGTCGGCAGCGAACCGGACGGCCTTGGGCGAGAAATCGAGTCCGTTGTGACCGACTTGGTTACCATTCCGATGCACTTGGACACTGACAGTTTGAACGTTTCGGTTGCCGCTGCCATCTTCATGTACGAAATGACGAAGCATCGCGATCATGGGCATATTGCCGCTGATTGCACGTGA
- a CDS encoding LuxR C-terminal-related transcriptional regulator: MPIRILVVDPHEITRAGIGLACQSREDLKIVGEVDSIDEAVLLTPETNPNVVVMDPRSCAGDGLEELLRYRNAFPAIKILAFTGNENPAFAKDVVECGVDGFLIKDASADELCWAIRTIHAGRIFISHSHHGVSSPQHEKTVDSNIQKRDANALEHPNHLAMENNPDAQIDLSTREREVLALIADGMTNKQAAAKLFLSVKTVETYRARVMRKHQLKDRSDLVRFAKRHASKTLELQPTG, from the coding sequence ATGCCCATCCGAATTCTAGTTGTTGACCCCCATGAAATCACTCGTGCGGGAATCGGTCTTGCCTGCCAGTCACGCGAAGATCTGAAAATCGTTGGCGAAGTCGACTCGATTGACGAGGCGGTGCTTTTAACGCCCGAGACAAATCCGAATGTCGTGGTCATGGACCCTCGTTCTTGTGCCGGCGATGGCCTCGAAGAACTGCTTCGATACCGCAATGCCTTCCCAGCGATCAAGATTTTAGCGTTCACTGGAAACGAAAATCCGGCGTTCGCGAAAGACGTCGTTGAATGCGGCGTGGATGGATTCTTGATCAAGGATGCATCCGCCGACGAGCTCTGTTGGGCGATCCGAACCATTCATGCCGGGCGGATCTTCATCAGTCACTCCCACCACGGCGTTAGTTCGCCCCAACATGAAAAAACGGTTGATTCAAACATCCAAAAACGGGATGCCAACGCGTTGGAGCACCCGAATCATCTCGCGATGGAAAACAACCCAGATGCCCAAATTGATCTGTCGACACGCGAACGGGAAGTCCTTGCCCTGATCGCCGACGGGATGACGAACAAACAGGCGGCTGCAAAGCTGTTCCTCAGCGTCAAGACTGTCGAAACGTATCGAGCTCGCGTGATGCGAAAGCATCAGTTGAAAGACCGAAGCGACCTTGTGCGATTCGCAAAGCGGCACGCGTCGAAAACACTTGAATTGCAACCTACGGGGTAA
- a CDS encoding type II secretion system protein GspD, whose translation MPKRSTPETVAQCVIGIVVCIGIGVGCASRPLPTRPSIAELVQDSLDHSMPEFDIKSANPSDDFDASSIHHDLAPGESIIEEQIIDDRIISERVISDQVISDQASQEKTLGQSVTEHAELIDVFPRSRDDHPIERAMGYDDYFEDNGSSRRRSVRRTSKTAVQQTQGYLEAEEPLLFDEEFIETDVREVLLTLSSDAGIDLVMDENVRGVVNARVHNLPLDRAIEKVLMPLGLYYAKRGNQHFVAPPDPESPLFSYIASRSEYRPKHLETKALIDTVPKGLVPFVQEIAGSNLIVVEAPDQIAQQLMDRFAAVDQPIPQVVLEAIICVVEPDSGFQFGLDWQHAVELNGESALKLGATGLALSSTYSKAGAGAIFDDFAKTSTFIKLLNENGYLTIRASPHVMAQDNKKATIAINRETFFSVQPQSSGATDSSAFFFQQDIQTVQSGISLDITPRIRGDVVTIDIEKAEVSEDVRTANTELALNPFPIINRRSVSTTVHVKDGKTIVIGGLVQRETIDKVNRIPGLSRIPLLGYLFETTQQQTRDAEVVIFISPKIVKPVCTP comes from the coding sequence ATGCCCAAACGATCCACGCCCGAGACCGTCGCACAGTGTGTGATTGGGATCGTTGTTTGCATTGGCATCGGTGTCGGTTGCGCCTCGCGGCCACTGCCGACACGTCCTTCGATTGCTGAATTGGTTCAAGATTCGCTCGACCATTCGATGCCCGAATTCGACATCAAATCGGCCAATCCATCAGACGACTTCGATGCGTCATCGATTCACCACGACTTGGCGCCCGGTGAATCCATCATCGAGGAACAAATCATTGATGACCGCATCATCAGCGAACGGGTAATCAGCGATCAGGTAATCAGCGATCAGGCGTCCCAAGAAAAAACGCTCGGCCAATCGGTTACCGAGCACGCCGAATTGATTGACGTCTTTCCCCGATCCAGAGATGATCATCCGATCGAACGGGCGATGGGGTATGACGACTACTTCGAAGACAACGGATCTTCACGGCGGCGAAGCGTACGTCGAACTTCAAAGACGGCTGTCCAACAAACCCAAGGATATTTGGAAGCCGAAGAACCACTGTTGTTTGATGAAGAATTCATCGAGACCGATGTTCGTGAAGTCTTGCTGACCCTGTCGTCCGATGCAGGCATTGACTTAGTGATGGATGAAAATGTCCGCGGAGTCGTCAACGCACGAGTGCACAATTTGCCGCTCGATCGAGCGATCGAAAAGGTATTGATGCCGCTGGGGCTGTATTACGCCAAACGCGGCAACCAGCATTTTGTCGCACCGCCAGACCCGGAATCGCCACTATTTTCGTACATTGCCAGTCGTTCGGAGTACCGTCCCAAACACTTGGAAACGAAAGCTCTGATCGACACCGTGCCCAAGGGCCTCGTGCCGTTTGTGCAAGAAATCGCCGGCTCAAACTTGATCGTCGTCGAGGCACCGGACCAAATCGCACAGCAATTGATGGATCGATTCGCGGCGGTGGACCAACCGATTCCTCAAGTCGTCTTGGAAGCAATCATTTGCGTCGTCGAGCCGGACAGCGGATTTCAATTTGGACTCGATTGGCAGCACGCTGTCGAACTGAATGGTGAAAGCGCATTGAAACTTGGTGCGACCGGACTAGCACTCAGTTCCACCTACTCGAAAGCGGGTGCCGGCGCGATTTTCGACGACTTTGCCAAGACGTCGACGTTCATCAAATTGTTGAACGAAAACGGATACCTGACCATTCGCGCGTCACCTCATGTGATGGCCCAAGACAACAAGAAGGCCACGATCGCAATCAATCGCGAGACATTCTTTAGTGTCCAGCCACAATCGAGTGGCGCGACCGACAGCAGCGCATTTTTCTTTCAACAAGATATCCAAACGGTGCAATCGGGGATCAGTTTGGACATCACACCGCGCATCCGCGGTGACGTCGTCACCATCGATATTGAGAAAGCAGAAGTCAGCGAGGACGTCCGAACGGCGAATACAGAACTAGCGCTCAATCCGTTCCCAATTATCAATCGTCGTTCGGTCTCAACAACGGTTCACGTCAAAGACGGTAAAACCATTGTGATCGGAGGTTTAGTACAGCGAGAGACGATTGATAAGGTGAATCGGATCCCCGGATTAAGCAGGATTCCGCTACTGGGCTATCTTTTTGAAACGACACAACAACAAACCCGCGATGCGGAAGTTGTGATCTTTATCTCACCCAAAATCGTGAAGCCCGTTTGCACTCCTTAA
- a CDS encoding tRNA dihydrouridine synthase: protein MNSTVAIPPLKIGNVVIGSPIVQAALSGYSDLPMRLIARRHGASYTLCEVMLDQFLLQLGNREKTRHFLDIHPDEPPVGGQLMGAEPEQFSAGALKLANAGFDIIDVNFGCPVKKVLGRCRGGFHLSQPHVAIEILRRTRDVVPDSIPVTVKMRRGIDDSTEARDQFFEILDGAIDAGLDAATVHGRTVVQRYVGPSRWEFLSEVKSYVGDRLKILGSGDLFTAADGYRMIEQTGIDGVTIARGAIGNPWIFSQSLALAAGKPLPAPPTIHQQAAVMREHFTLCEQTYSPERAPMLMRKFCIKYSASHPNFKTVRESFVRIKSREQFESVMAQHYDEDGPGQYLPREVHGSMEEC from the coding sequence ATGAACAGCACTGTCGCAATTCCACCGCTGAAGATCGGCAATGTCGTCATCGGATCCCCGATCGTCCAGGCGGCATTGTCTGGGTACAGCGACCTGCCGATGCGACTAATCGCTCGACGCCACGGCGCCAGCTACACGCTGTGTGAAGTCATGTTGGACCAGTTTTTGCTGCAGTTGGGCAATCGCGAAAAGACACGTCACTTCCTGGACATCCATCCTGATGAACCACCCGTGGGTGGCCAATTGATGGGAGCGGAGCCTGAACAGTTCTCTGCCGGAGCACTCAAGCTTGCCAATGCAGGCTTCGACATTATCGATGTCAACTTCGGCTGTCCCGTCAAGAAAGTCTTGGGGCGGTGCCGCGGCGGTTTCCATCTGTCCCAGCCTCACGTCGCCATCGAAATCCTTCGTCGAACTCGCGATGTCGTTCCCGACTCGATCCCGGTGACGGTAAAGATGCGACGCGGCATCGATGATTCGACCGAGGCTCGCGACCAGTTTTTCGAAATTCTTGACGGTGCGATCGACGCCGGACTCGATGCGGCAACCGTTCACGGTCGGACCGTGGTCCAGCGATATGTGGGCCCGAGTCGGTGGGAGTTTCTGTCGGAGGTCAAATCGTATGTCGGTGACCGTTTGAAGATTCTCGGCAGCGGTGATCTGTTTACGGCCGCCGACGGTTATCGAATGATCGAGCAAACCGGAATCGACGGAGTCACCATCGCCCGCGGCGCGATCGGCAATCCATGGATCTTTTCGCAATCGCTTGCGCTGGCCGCCGGCAAGCCGCTGCCGGCGCCACCGACGATTCACCAACAAGCCGCAGTGATGCGAGAGCACTTCACGTTGTGCGAACAAACGTATTCACCCGAGCGTGCGCCGATGCTGATGCGAAAGTTCTGCATCAAGTACTCCGCGAGTCACCCGAACTTCAAGACCGTGCGGGAATCGTTCGTGCGAATCAAGTCTCGCGAACAATTCGAATCCGTCATGGCTCAGCACTATGATGAAGACGGTCCCGGGCAATACCTTCCACGCGAAGTTCACGGGTCGATGGAAGAGTGCTAA
- a CDS encoding aldose epimerase family protein → MTMSLLLRSLIIFTATAVFANGAEPPTPAAGSAASTQPTTKTTMQIESQAFGTTPAGDEVTKFTLTNTKGHSISVMNWGATLMEVNVPDRDGKLANVNLCFDSLKPYLSGHPYFGSSVGRFCNRIEHGKFAIDGVDYQVTLNAGKHHLHGGKKGFTYKTWDSATYQTDDAVGVKFNLTSPDGEEGYPGTVDATVDYQWNDDNELTIDFAATTDAATHINMTNHSYWNLGGAGSGSAMDHVAVIEADEILDVDEDLIPTGTINSVDGTVFDFRTSRSFGERVDTLAATKGYDHCYVVRGTTGQMRRAATVSDPKTGRVLEIETTQPGMQLYTANHLPGTDKSAGAGMHEAFCLETQHYPNTPNRPAFPTTLLKPGSKMRETTVHRFSVE, encoded by the coding sequence ATGACGATGTCTCTACTGCTGCGGTCATTGATCATCTTTACCGCTACGGCCGTGTTTGCCAACGGCGCAGAACCTCCGACACCTGCTGCGGGCTCCGCAGCCTCAACTCAGCCAACCACTAAGACAACGATGCAAATTGAAAGTCAAGCTTTCGGGACGACTCCCGCAGGCGACGAAGTGACCAAGTTTACGCTGACCAACACCAAAGGTCACTCGATTTCAGTCATGAACTGGGGTGCGACTTTGATGGAAGTCAACGTGCCCGACCGCGACGGCAAGCTTGCGAACGTCAATTTGTGCTTCGATTCGCTGAAGCCCTATTTGTCGGGGCACCCGTACTTTGGCAGTTCCGTGGGTCGTTTCTGCAACCGCATCGAACACGGCAAATTTGCGATCGATGGCGTCGATTACCAAGTCACCCTGAACGCAGGCAAACACCATTTGCACGGTGGCAAAAAGGGATTCACGTACAAGACCTGGGACTCGGCGACGTATCAAACTGACGATGCCGTGGGCGTGAAGTTCAACCTGACCAGCCCCGATGGCGAAGAAGGATATCCCGGAACCGTCGATGCAACGGTCGATTATCAGTGGAACGACGACAACGAATTGACCATTGATTTTGCCGCTACTACGGACGCGGCGACTCACATCAACATGACCAACCACAGTTACTGGAATCTTGGCGGAGCAGGTTCCGGTTCAGCGATGGATCACGTCGCCGTAATCGAAGCAGATGAGATTCTTGATGTCGATGAAGACTTGATTCCGACCGGCACGATCAATTCGGTCGATGGCACCGTATTCGATTTCCGAACGTCTCGCTCATTCGGCGAACGAGTCGATACGCTGGCCGCGACAAAAGGATACGACCACTGCTATGTCGTTCGCGGCACAACGGGCCAGATGCGACGGGCGGCAACGGTGTCGGATCCCAAAACGGGCCGAGTGTTGGAAATCGAAACCACTCAGCCCGGGATGCAGCTGTATACCGCAAACCATTTGCCGGGGACTGATAAATCCGCCGGTGCCGGCATGCACGAAGCGTTCTGTTTGGAAACCCAGCACTATCCCAACACACCGAACCGGCCAGCGTTCCCGACAACTCTGTTGAAGCCTGGCAGCAAGATGCGGGAAACAACCGTCCACCGTTTCTCAGTCGAGTAA